From a single Raphanus sativus cultivar WK10039 chromosome 3, ASM80110v3, whole genome shotgun sequence genomic region:
- the LOC108847473 gene encoding uncharacterized protein LOC108847473, with protein sequence MAADGIFRSIFEGCISGLDSAIERRPYHKNCDCALHDGAGKSQNQRRKSCRRHGSSESISFPIRRSWSEGNILAMNFASSSSSSSSNLQSLSSSSSLTTLASLADLPVDTAALEDSGRSRPHQVGWTIAEL encoded by the coding sequence ATGGCCGCCGACGGAATATTCCGCAGCATCTTCGAAGGCTGTATCTCAGGTCTCGATTCTGCCATCGAGAGGCGTCCTTACCACAAAAACTGCGACTGCGCGCTTCACGACGGAGCTGGGAAAAGTCAAAATCAGCGGCGGAAGTCTTGCCGCCGCCACGGAAGCTCAGAGAGCATATCGTTCCCGATCCGAAGGTCTTGGAGCGAAGGCAACATACTGGCGATGAATTTCGCGTCCtcgtcatcatcttcttcttcgaatCTGCAGTCTCTTTCTTCGTCCTCTTCCCTCACGACTTTGGCGTCGCTGGCCGATTTGCCGGTGGATACTGCTGCGTTGGAGGATTCCGGCAGATCGCGTCCTCATCAGGTGGGATGGACAATTGCCGAATTGTGA
- the LOC108847472 gene encoding phosphatidylinositol 4-kinase gamma 4, producing MSSADVTLSPVRNEPSSIMPLFHANSCADSLPDETILIYLTLPGTLIPMRVLESDSIESVKLRIQSYRGFVVRNQKLVFGGRELARSNSNMRDYGVSDGNVLHLVVKVSDLQVLDVKTTCGKHCRFHVERGRNIGYVKKQISKQKGGDFVDSEVLYEGEKLEDQSLVNDICRNSEAVLHLLVRRCAKVRAKPVEKNFELSIVAPPPQVDVVKRVIEAADGIVQPRKSEFSLEPVIVNPKAKLPLAVTDMISSASDGLRSGNPPVRSREGTGGAYFMQGSSGNKYVGVFKPIDEEPTAENNPHGLPLSPNGEGLKKGTKVGEGAFREVAAYVLDHPKSGRRSMCGGEEIGFAGVPPTTMIECLHPGFNHPNGIKTKIGSLQMFTENDGSCEDMGPASFPVEEVHKISVLDIRLANADRHGGNILMRKEENGKIVLIPIDHGYSLPESFEDCTFEWLYWSQARKPYSSETLDYIRSLDAEEDISLLKFHGWKMPLETARTLRISTMLLKKGAERGLTAFEIGNMMCRETLTKKSPVEEMVEEAQEAVLPGTSEAAFMEALSDVMDYHLDEVVHSQDLVHV from the exons ATGTCATCAGCTGATGTTACTCTAAGCCCGGTTCGTAACGAGCCATCATCGATAATGCCTCTCTTTCACGCCAACTCCTGCGCTGATTCCCTCCCCGACGAGACCATTCTGATCTACCTGACACTCCCCGGAACTCTGATACCAATGCGAGTCCTCGAATCCGATTCCATCGAGTCCGTCAAGCTCCGGATCCAGTCTTACCGCGGGTTCGTGGTGAGGAACCAGAAGCTCGTTTTCGGGGGACGAGAGCTCGCCAGGAGTAACTCCAACATGCGTGACTACGGTGTGAGCGACGGGAACGTCCTTCATTTGGTTGTCAAGGTATCTGATCTCCAGGTTCTTGATGTCAAGACCACTTGTGGGAAGCACTGTAGGTTTCACGTTGAGAGAGGGAGGAACATTGGGTATGTTAAGAAGCAGATTTCGAAGCAGAAAGGTGGAGACTTTGTTGATTCCGAGGTGCTTTACGAAGGCGAGAAGCTTGAGGACCAGAGTCTTGTTAATGACATTTGTAGGAACAGTGAGGCTGTTTTGCATTTGCTTGTGAGGAGATGTGCTAAAGTTCGTGCTAAGCCTGTGGAGAAGAACTTTGAGTTGTCTATTGTTGCTCCTCCGCCGCAAGTTGATGTCGTCAAGAGAGTTATTGAAGCTGCTGATGGCATTGTGCAGCCAAGGAAGAGTGAGTTCTCTTTGGAGCCGGTCATCGTTAATCCCAAGGCGAAGTTGCCTCTAGCGGTTACGGATATGATTAGCTCTGCTTCTGATGGACTGAGAAGTGGGAATCCTCCGGTGAGGTCAAGAGAGGGGACAGGAGGAGCTTATTTCATGCAGGGTTCTTCAGGGAACAAGTATGTTGGTGTGTTTAAGCCTATCGATGAGGAGCCAACAGCTGAGAACAATCCGCATGGCCTACCGCTTTCGCCAAACGGTGAAGGTTTGAAGAAAGGAACAAAGGTTGGAGAAGGTGCGTTTAGGGAAGTTGCTGCTTATGTATTGGATCATCCCAAGAGTGGACGCAGGTCTATGTGTGGTGGTGAAGAGATAGGTTTTGCTGGTGTGCCTCCCACAACTATGATTGAATGTCTGCATCCTGGTTTTAACCATCCCAATGGAATCAAAACCAAGATTGGATCACTTCAGATGTTTACCGAGAATGATGGCAGCTGTGAGGATATGGGTCCAGCTTCATTTCCGGTAGAGGAAGTTCACAAGATATCTGTGCTGGATATTAGACTGGCCAACGCTGATAGGCATGGTGGAAACATTTTAATGAGAAAGGAGGAGAACGGAAAGATTGTTCTGATTCCAATTGATCATGGATACAGCTTGCCTGAAAGC TTTGAGGATTGCACGTTCGAGTGGCTTTACTGGTCGCAAGCTCGGAAACCATACTCTTCCGAGACACTGGACTACATAAGATCACTGGACGCAGAGGAAGATATCAGCCTCCTCAAGTTCCATGGATGGAAGATGCCATTGGAAACGGCTAGAACACTCAGAATCTCAACGATGCTACTGAAGAAAGGAGCAGAAAGAGGATTGACAGCATTTGAGATTGGAAACATGATGTGCAGAGAAACTCTGACCAAGAAGTCTCCAGTGGAGGAGATGGTAGAGGAAGCTCAAGAAGCGGTGCTTCCAGGGACGAGCGAGGCTGCATTCATGGAAGCCTTGTCTGATGTGATGGATTACCATCTTGATGAGGTGGTTCACTCTCAGGACTTGGTTCATGTGTGA